The Streptomyces sp. NBC_01142 genomic interval CGCGACCGCGGTCGAGATCGCGTCCACTCCGGCACCGGCACCGGCACCGGAGTCCGCCCCGCCGACGGGGGAGCGGGATTGATATCCGAGCCGGAGCTGGTGGGCGACGAGCAGCCGTTCGGCGCGCCCGAGATCCCCGGGTCGCGGGCCGGGCACGACCCTGCCGAGCCCACGGCGGTGGCACCCGAGGACCGGCTCCCCGCCCGGCGCTCCCTCCCGCCATGGGCGTGGACGCTCGGCGGCGTGATGGTCGCCTCGGCGCTGTGGGCGGGCGGTCTGTACGTGTACGAGAGCCGGGAACCCGACCTCGGCGGATACCGGGTGAGTCGCAACCTGTGTCTGGACGCCGAGCTGAAGGCGCTGTCCACCGCGCTCGGTGAGAGGCAGAGCCCCCGGCCGACAGGGCGCGAGCACACCAGCCTGGACAGGGCGTCCTGCTACGTCGAGCTGCAGCCCACAGGGGGGCCGAAGCCGAAAGATGTGGACGAGAACGGCTACGAGGGCACATACCCGAGCGTCCACGTGAGTTACGAACTGCACAAGAAGACCGATCCGGGACCGGAGTTCGAAGCGTCGGTCGGCGCTTTCATGATCTCCGCGGGCGCCGAGGTCACGCTGGAACGGGTCGAAGGACTGGGCGAGCGTGCCTACTTCACCAGGGACGACAGCGGCGATCCGCCGTGGCTCCATGTGCTGGACGGACAGGCCGAGTTCACCCTCACCGTCACGCCCGGCTACTCGCAGGTGGAGGAAGGTCAGGACCCCGAGGCCGATCTGTCGGGGATCGGCCCCTTCATGGTCGAGGACATGAAGGCCCTGATGGCCAAGCTCAGGAGCTGACCCCGCCACGCACACGAAAGGGCCCCGTCGACCGGAGTCGGCGGGGCCCTTCGCATATCCGTGCTACTCGGCGAGCGCGGCTTCCGCGTCCAGCGTCGTACCCACGGCCTGGATCACCGCGGCGATCTTGAAGGCTTCCTGGATCGTCTCGCGGTCCACGCCGGCCTTGCGCAGCACCTGCTCGTGGGAGTCGAGGCACTGGCCGCAGCCGTTGATCGCGGAGACGGCGAGCGACCAGAGCTCGAAGTCGACCTTCTCCACGCCCGGGTTGCCGATGACATTCATCCGCAGACCGGCGCGCAGCGTCCCGTACTCCGGGTCCGACAGCAGGTGCCGGGTCCGGTAGAAGACGTTGTTCATCGCCATGACGGCGGCGGCCGACTTGGCGGCGGTGTACGCCTCGGGGGAGAGGTTGGTCTTCGCCTCGGGCTCCAGCTCGCGCAGCACCTTCGGCGAGCGCGAGGCGATCGCGCAGGCCAGAACGGTGCCCCACAGCTGCTGTTGCGGGAGATCGCTGTTGCCGATGACCGAGCCGAGGTTCAGCTTCAGGTCCTTGGCGTAGTCCGGTACGGCGGACTTGAGGTCATCCAGAGACATACCGGATCACTCGCCCGACAGGAGCGCGACCGGGTCGAGGGTGTTCTCGCCCTTGGTCCAGTTGCACGGGCACAGCTCGTCGGTCTGCAGGGCGTCGAGCACCCGCAGGACCTCCTTGGGGTTACGGCCGACGGAACCGGCGGTCACCATGGTGAACTGGATCTCGTTGTTCGGGTCGACGATGAAGACGGCACGCTGCGCGAAGCCGTCCTCGCCCTCGATGCCGAGGTCCCGCATCAGCTCGTGCTTGGAGTCGGCCAGCATCGGGAAGGGCAGGTCACGCAGGTCGGCGTGGTCCTTGCGCCAGGCGTGGTGGACGAACTCGGAGTCGCCGGAGAAGCCGAGGATCTGGGCGTCACGGTCGGCGAACTCATCGTTCAGCTTGCCGAAGGCGGCGATCTCGGTGGGGCAGACGAAGGTGAAGTCCTTGGGCCACGCGAAGACGACCTTCCACTTGCCCTCGTAGGACTTGTGGCTGATCTCGGCGAACTCCTCGCCGCTCTCCAGCGAGACGCAGGCCGTCAGTTCGAAGGTGGGGAACTGGTCACCGACAGTGAGCACTCGGTCTCCTTGCAGACAGGAATTCCCTTGTGGGGTCTTCCAGGGGGTTGGACGGATCTTGATGGTGGCACAGCGTGCATTGATCGCAGAAATAGCTAGACTCGGTCGTCGCGATCGGAGGTACCTATCAGTGGCCATCAGCAATGTCGTCAATGCCGGTAATAGGGGAAGTGGCCGGGGCAAGCAGCCCAGCCTGGCGCAGCTGCGTGCCTTTGTCGCCGTCGCCGAGCATCTGCACTTCCGGGACGCGGCGTCCGCGATCGGGATGAGTCAGCCCGCGCTCTCCGGTGCCGTATCGGCGCTGGAGGAGGCACTCGGTGTCCAGCTCCTGGAGCGTACGACCCGCAAGGTGCTGCTCTCCCCGGCGGGTGAGCGGCTCGCGGTGCGAGCCAAGGTGGTGCTGGACGCCGTCGGCGAACTGCTGGAGGAGGCCGACGCGGTACGTGCCCCCTTCACCGGGGTGCTCCGGCTCGGCGTGATCCCGACCGTCGCCCCCTATCTGCTGCCGACCGTGCTGCGCCTGGTCCACGACCGCTATCCGGAGCTCGACCTCCAGGTCCACGAGGAGCAGACGTCCTCGCTGGTGGAGGGGCTGGCGGCCGGCCGTCTCGATCTGC includes:
- a CDS encoding alkyl hydroperoxide reductase — its product is MSLDDLKSAVPDYAKDLKLNLGSVIGNSDLPQQQLWGTVLACAIASRSPKVLRELEPEAKTNLSPEAYTAAKSAAAVMAMNNVFYRTRHLLSDPEYGTLRAGLRMNVIGNPGVEKVDFELWSLAVSAINGCGQCLDSHEQVLRKAGVDRETIQEAFKIAAVIQAVGTTLDAEAALAE
- a CDS encoding peroxiredoxin — protein: MLTVGDQFPTFELTACVSLESGEEFAEISHKSYEGKWKVVFAWPKDFTFVCPTEIAAFGKLNDEFADRDAQILGFSGDSEFVHHAWRKDHADLRDLPFPMLADSKHELMRDLGIEGEDGFAQRAVFIVDPNNEIQFTMVTAGSVGRNPKEVLRVLDALQTDELCPCNWTKGENTLDPVALLSGE